Proteins found in one Triticum urartu cultivar G1812 chromosome 4, Tu2.1, whole genome shotgun sequence genomic segment:
- the LOC125553644 gene encoding uncharacterized protein LOC125553644 encodes MRSTTTAMSWSSTGDLDREESSSKTRDTTESSTTTTPSMPRRSQGPVPARRSSDGGGDRRRGQPPANSRDGGGDRRVSASPITTITRRPKWTCASAVGNGIGTEVDHRGDQRAGGGRRNRWRRYRSWVGRGGPARGGRRRACSWATSWAGSLATQDRLRQRAAGRGDARAMGAGRGDAGR; translated from the exons ATGAGGAGTACGACGACGGCGATGTCCTGGAGCAGCACGGGTGACCTGGACAGGGAGGAGAGTAGCAGCAAGACGAGGGACACGACTGAGTCATCGACTACTACCACACCCTCCATGCCCCGGCGCTCACAAG GACCAGTACCAGCTCGTAGAAGCAGCGATGGGGGCGGGGATCGAAGGCGGGGGCAGCCACCAGCTAACAGCAGAGATGGGGGCGGGGATCGGAGGGTGTCGGCGTCGCCCATCACCACCATCACGCGGCGGCCGAAGTGGACCTGCGCGTCAGCGGTGGGAAACGGAATCGGGACCGAAGTGGACCATCGCGGCGACCAGCGCGCCGGCGGTGGGCGGCGAAATCGGTGGCGGAGGTACCGCTCGTGGGTGGGCCGCGGAGGTCCTGCTCGTGGTGGGCGGCGCAGGGCCTGTTCGTGGGCGACGTCCTGGGCGGGCTCTTTGGCGACGCAGGACCGTCTCAGGCAACGGGCGGCTGGCCGTGGCGACGCGCGGGCGATGGGGGCTGGCCGTGGCGACGCCGGGCGATAG